The genomic stretch GATGTGATTTATTCTTTAATAAATTTTTTTGTGAATTTCTCAATCTGGATGACATAGTTTCCTTTGATCAGAGGGCTTACATTGACTGTACCATTCTGAAGGGCGCCTTCCATAACAAGCTTTCCGGACATGTCATAGATTTTAAACCTTTCAGAACTCGTATTTGAAAGGGTTAAAATATCCTTTACCGGATTGGGGTATAGCTTAATTTCCGTGGAACCTGCTAATTGATTTTCTGCGGTTGATAACTCGCTGGTGGTAACAGAAATATCCGCATTATTCACATCGAAAAAGATATGATTACTTCCTTTTACCATGATTCTTCCTGATTTGGTGGCAACATTAGGAATAACTACAGCTTCTGAACCATCATTAGGGGTAGCAGCCAATAGAGTAGTCCAGGTTTCACCATTATCTGTAGACCAAAAAATATCTACGTTGGCAGTATTGATATTATTGGAAGTAGTCCCAGCAACCTCCCAAGTCACAGTCTGCGAAGTCCCTCCTACATAAGATACGGCATTGTTTTGAGACGTAATAAGGAATGGGCCCGCAAGGGCATTAACAGTAATTTTTGCATCATCAGAGTTATTTCCAGCTCCCCCTAATCTATTGTCTCTCACTGTAAGCCTGAAATTAAGGTCTCTTGAAACAGAAGATAAGGCCTCAACATTAATTTCTTCTCCCATCGTTTCTGTTTTGCCCTTTAGAACAGTTTCCATTTGAGGAAAATACCTTATAGGGGAAACTACAGGAACCCATGATCTGAATGTTGGTCCGGCAGTTTTAGTAGATGTAGCTGCAGAATTACTTCCTGTTTGCGAAGAAGTTCCAAAATCCATCTGTTCCCAGATATAGGTAAGTGAATCTCCATCAGAGTCAGTGCCAGACCCTGTTAATACAAAAGGCGTACTTTTAGGGATGGTATAATCTGGTCCGGCATCGGCTGTAGGAATAGAATTTCCTGTAGGAGTATTTACAGAGCAGGTTTTTGTCTTAATATTATTTGTGATTTGTTCAATACTGCGGGCATGAAAAAATGGATCTGAATGCTTTTGCACATCATAAAATGTAATTCCGGCATACCCCATAATAGTAGACCCTGATCCAGGTTCTACGGGTTGTAGTCCAACTTCTGTAGTATTTGACCATGTATGATTTCCACCAAACTGATGCCCCATTTCA from Chryseobacterium indologenes encodes the following:
- a CDS encoding zinc-dependent metalloprotease; protein product: MKKQLLMMGMLVLSGFSFAQTDRLWSRKAQQSPSLILENMKSINDPRIFHLDINGLKSALARTPKRATEKSSVIISLPNSSGKMERFSVKENSNFDPELSAKYPDIKSYIGQGVEDKTTTVYFSISPLGLSSMEIYGDKSAVFIEPYTKDLSTYAVYRRSDRKNDLNNFECKVLESAQKGTSHVNTAKNADDAVLRTFRLALSCTGEYAAYFGGTKADALAAMNNTLTRVNGIFENDFAARMVLIPNNDALIYTNANTDPFSASWQMNKWNFELMNDLSSKIGNANFDIGHLFGATGGGGNAGCIGCLCSDDMSTYTYQGTVYPENYKGSGYTSPSNGIPSGDTFDIDFVAHEMGHQFGGNHTWSNTTEVGLQPVEPGSGSTIMGYAGITFYDVQKHSDPFFHARSIEQITNNIKTKTCSVNTPTGNSIPTADAGPDYTIPKSTPFVLTGSGTDSDGDSLTYIWEQMDFGTSSQTGSNSAATSTKTAGPTFRSWVPVVSPIRYFPQMETVLKGKTETMGEEINVEALSSVSRDLNFRLTVRDNRLGGAGNNSDDAKITVNALAGPFLITSQNNAVSYVGGTSQTVTWEVAGTTSNNINTANVDIFWSTDNGETWTTLLAATPNDGSEAVVIPNVATKSGRIMVKGSNHIFFDVNNADISVTTSELSTAENQLAGSTEIKLYPNPVKDILTLSNTSSERFKIYDMSGKLVMEGALQNGTVNVSPLIKGNYVIQIEKFTKKFIKE